In Setaria viridis chromosome 5, Setaria_viridis_v4.0, whole genome shotgun sequence, the genomic stretch TAACCCCATTTCTGCACCCCTGTAGTACGCGTTAATCTGGATTACCACTCAACCACCTGCTAGTCACCTACTCGTATTGTTACCCGCTCTTGGATATGAGTTCTTAGATTTCACTGTCACTGTCACTGTTCATATTTCAATTAAGCTAAAGCGCTGTAACTGTAACTGGCTGCGAAAAACCTACTTCGTTTCCCAAGCAACAGTTTAGCTTAGGTACTGAAGCTACAGCGCTGCTAGTCAATACGAACTGCTACTTCGCAGCGACAAACTTGCTTTGATGAACCACTTGCACTGATTCAAGTACTGGATCAATGCGCGTACGAAGCAATGGGGGAGCAAAGCATTCAGAATGTAATCAAGCGTGGGTGCGTACTGAAAACTGAGGACACTCACCGACCGTGGCGGAGCGGAAGGTTGTGGAGCCGTCGATGACGTTGCGGCTGCCCTTGATGACCGTCTTGCCGATGCCGTCGCCGACGAACATCAGGTTCACGTGCTTCTTCCCGACATCCACGTTCTCAATGTACGCCCCGGCCTTGATGTAGATCACGTACCGCCTCCGCGAGttggtcggcgccgccgccaccgccgccgccaccgtcgtgaAGTTCCCGCTCCCGTCCTTCGCCACCACCGCGTCGGCCTTGATGCCCGATGCGGGGGCCTGCAGCAGCCGACGGTCCCCGGGACGCACCCACCGCGGGAACCCCTTCACCATCTGCCCGTACCCCACGAACGgctgccgcggcgccgcggtcgCCTCCGTCTTCGTCTCCGCCTGCGCcgacgatggcgacggcgagggcgcgcCGGGCAGCTTCTTGGCCATGGCGAGCGAGTTGCTGACCATGCGGGAGACGTGGTAGAGCGTCGGCTCGATGTAGCGCCGCATCCGCCCGCCGTTCTGGTACGCGAACCCGTCGAGGCAGGTGTACTGGTTCGTGATGGCCGCCGACAGCACCGTCATCACGTGGTCCAGCGTCTGGTGCCTCGCGCCCACCGAGCCGTTGCCCGAGCCGCTGCCGGCGGGGGACTCCAGGTCGGCGACGGTGGCCTGGAGGTCGTCCATGGTGGTGGACAGGAGCTCGAGGCAGTCGCTGATGGCGAGGCGGTCACGCGCGCTGAGGGTCCTCTCCTGGAGGTAGGAGGAGCAGTTGGAGGCGGTGGCGGTCACGACGTCCTCGGTGCGGTTCACGGCGGCGCAGATGACGTCCGGGAGGGGCTTCTTGTGCAGGTCCGGGATGTCGGCGAGCGTGGACAGGCAGAGCTCGGGGTAGAGCGTGCCGTCGCagtgcgcggccgcggcggcctccgcggACGGGTAGAAGGGGACGGtgtcggcggcgtcggaggaagcggcggcggtggcggcagcgaaTGCGACAATGAGGAGGACAAGGAGAGGCCCGGGTCTCTTGGGTAAGCGTGGCATTGTGTCCCCTGTCTGTGGACCGTGGTAGCTAGCTCTCGCTCGCAGAGATGCTGTGGAGAGCTGCAGAGTGAGGAGTGATGGATTTGGGGTTTGGTCGTTTGGAGGAGGGGTTTATAAGTCGTTGGCTCGTTGCAATATAGAAGCAGTGCGGTAGTGAGAACACAAAAATTTCTTTAAGGTTCTAGTAGAAACTGTATGGTCCCTACAAGAATCTATTGGTGTTTGGATGGTTTGAAATTCGGAATTGGAAATAGACTCCAATACCAA encodes the following:
- the LOC117858280 gene encoding pectinesterase; this translates as MPRLPKRPGPLLVLLIVAFAAATAAASSDAADTVPFYPSAEAAAAAHCDGTLYPELCLSTLADIPDLHKKPLPDVICAAVNRTEDVVTATASNCSSYLQERTLSARDRLAISDCLELLSTTMDDLQATVADLESPAGSGSGNGSVGARHQTLDHVMTVLSAAITNQYTCLDGFAYQNGGRMRRYIEPTLYHVSRMVSNSLAMAKKLPGAPSPSPSSAQAETKTEATAAPRQPFVGYGQMVKGFPRWVRPGDRRLLQAPASGIKADAVVAKDGSGNFTTVAAAVAAAPTNSRRRYVIYIKAGAYIENVDVGKKHVNLMFVGDGIGKTVIKGSRNVIDGSTTFRSATVAVVGNNFLGRDLTIENSAGPSKHQAVALRVGADLSAFYRCSFVGYQDTLYVHSLRQFFRDCDIYGTIDFIFGNAAVVFQSCNLYARKPLPNQSNIFTAQGREDPNQNTGISIQRCKVAAASDLAGQESSTKTYLGRPWKQYSRTVFLQSELDSLIDPAGWLEWNGNFALDTLYYGEYMNTGAGAGTAGRVKWKGYRVITSAAEASAFTVGSFIDGDVWLAGTSIPFTTGL